GAACGGGACCCTTGAGCGGAATCAGGGTGGTCAGATAGGGATCGGGCGAGATCACGATGCAGGTGAGTCCGTACCGGGCGTACCTCTTCTGCATCTCCGGCGTGAAGGCACAGGTCATTTTCGGCCGGTAGGGGCTGCCGGCCCACGGCTTTCCGCCCTTGCCCCGGCTGGCCCTCTTCAGGCACTGCCGCTTCTTCTTGCCCTTGAAGCGCTTGCATTTCTTTTTCGCCTTGGCCGATACCGAGACCGAGGCACCGGTCCCGTCAGCGATCGCGGGGGCGGCGGTCGAGCCGCCGAGGAAGGCGATGGCCGACAGGACGACAAGAAGTGTGCGAACGGGATTCATGGTCGGGAAATGTAGCGGCTGCGGCGGTTGGCTCACGAAACTCCGGCGGCCTCGATCCGACGACCCATCTCCTCGCCGAGCTTCTGCAGGCCGCTCATCGGCCGCACCATCACGGTCATCTCCGAGATCAGTCCGTCTTCATCGAAACGGAGGATGTCGACGCCCTGGAGCTCACGGTCTCCGACCCGGGCTTCGAACTGGAGCACCGCGGTGTCCCCGGTCTCGACCTGGGCGATGTAGCGAAAGTTCTCGAACACCTGGACCACCTGGCCGAGCAGGAAGGCCGCGGCGTCAATCCCGTCGTACGGCTTGTGGACAAACGGGCTGCGAAAAACCACATCCTCCCGGAAGAGCTGCCGTCCTCCCTCGATGTCCTTTGCCTCCGCCATCTGCCTGAAGCCGTCGCTTTTCATGCGGAGATCCTACCCCCGGTCGTGCGACCAATCAACGGGACCGGCCTTGAGTACATGGGCGCCGAGCGGCCGCCCGAGGATTCGCTGGGCCTCGGCGGAGGCGGCGATCAGTTTCTCGAGGTCCACCCCGGTCTCGATCCCCATCTCACCGAGCATCGAGATCAGGTCCTCGGAGGCGACATTTCCGGTGGCCCCGGGCGGAACCGGGCAGCCACCGAGCTCGCCGAAACTCGACTCGAAGGAGTCGACCCCTTCCTCCAGGGCGGCCAGCACGTTGGCCATCGCCTGACCTCTGGTGTCGTGAAAGTGGGCGGTCAGTTCGACCCGGGCCCGGGTCAGCCCCTCAGAGTCGAACCGCTCCCGGGCAGCCGCGAAGAACCGCCGCACCTGAACCGGGTTCGCCATTCCGGTGGTGTCGCCAAAGCCGATCTCGGCACATCCGGCAGCAGCGAGCCTGACCGCTATTTCAAGCACCCGTTCGACCGGCACCTGCCCCTCGTAGGGGCAGCCGAACGAGGTCGAGATGACACCCTCGGACCGGAGTCCCGCCTCGCGAGCCACCGGAATCGTCTCCTCCAGACCCTTGAGCGACTCCTCCACCGAACGGTTGACGTTGCGTCGGTTGTGAGTCTCGGATGCCGAAAGAAAGAAGTTGGTCTCATCGAAACGGTCCCGTCGCTCAAGGGCGCGATCCAGGCCTCTCCGGTTGGGAATCAGCACCGAGTAGGAAACGCCTTCCGGATGCGAGATCCCGGCCAGGACCTCTTCGGCATCCGCCAACTGCGGGATCACATCGGGCCGGACGAACGAGGTCACCTCGATCCGTCTCAGACCGGTGGCAGCGAGCTGGTCGATCAACCGGATCTTGTCCTCCGTGGCGATCACCTCGGGCTCGTTCTGGAACCCGTCACGGGGCCCAACCTCACGGATATGGACGGAATCGGGTAGGCACATGGCAGCAAAGAATACGCGGCAGGTCCCGAACCAAGTCCCCGCCGGATCAACCGGAGCCGCGTGCCGGATCGGATACGGTGCGCTCGATGCCCGATGAAGAACTGATGATCGGGGCCCCGCCTGTCGAGGACCGTCTGGTGACCCTGGGCAACTGGCAGAAGCCGCCTTTCAACCGGTGGTCGTTTCTGCACATGCGGGAACTGATGCCCTCCCAGCGGATCGGCCGGGGGAGCGACCCGTCACAGGACCTTGAGTACTCCCCGGACGAAGCCCGGGTTACCGGTGCCCCGGTGACCAGAGTCGACGGCAAGGAGTCGACCGTGGGCGAGGTCCTGGACGAAACCTGGACCGACGCCGCCGTGGTGATCCACCGGGGCAGGGTCGCGTTCGAGCGATACCACCGCCGGATGCCGGACGACACCCCGCACCTGCTGATGTCGGTGAGCAAGTCTGTGGTGGGGTCGGTCGCCGGGATCCTGGTCGAGCGCGGCGTTCTCGATCCGGAGGACCCGGTCGAGAAATACGTCCCCGAGGTGGCGGGGGCGGGATACGGTGGCGCCCGGGTCAGGAACCTGCTCGACATGCGCAGCGGAGTCCGCTTCAGCGAGGAGTACCAGAA
This Solirubrobacterales bacterium DNA region includes the following protein-coding sequences:
- a CDS encoding hydroxymethylglutaryl-CoA lyase gives rise to the protein MCLPDSVHIREVGPRDGFQNEPEVIATEDKIRLIDQLAATGLRRIEVTSFVRPDVIPQLADAEEVLAGISHPEGVSYSVLIPNRRGLDRALERRDRFDETNFFLSASETHNRRNVNRSVEESLKGLEETIPVAREAGLRSEGVISTSFGCPYEGQVPVERVLEIAVRLAAAGCAEIGFGDTTGMANPVQVRRFFAAARERFDSEGLTRARVELTAHFHDTRGQAMANVLAALEEGVDSFESSFGELGGCPVPPGATGNVASEDLISMLGEMGIETGVDLEKLIAASAEAQRILGRPLGAHVLKAGPVDWSHDRG
- a CDS encoding nuclear transport factor 2 family protein, translating into MKSDGFRQMAEAKDIEGGRQLFREDVVFRSPFVHKPYDGIDAAAFLLGQVVQVFENFRYIAQVETGDTAVLQFEARVGDRELQGVDILRFDEDGLISEMTVMVRPMSGLQKLGEEMGRRIEAAGVS